One Desulfurellaceae bacterium genomic window, GGCCATTGCGGCCCAGCTCCAGACCTGAGCCGCCCCCTCTCCCAGCCGAGCCGGGAAGCTGCTATGAATCGCGGGAGTGTGTTTGAGCAGAGAGGTGAGCCGTGGCAAGCTCTGAAGCAGTAACAAAAGGCATTCGGGTCCGGGTGACGACTCAGTACGATCCCAGCCGGTCCATGCCGCAGCTGAACCGCTGGTTCTTCCTGTACACGGTCCGGATTTCAAATGAGGGCAGCGAAACCGCCCAGCTGCTCACCCGCCACTGGATTATCACCGATGCCACCGGCCACGTCGAAGAAGTCAAAGGTCCGGGAGTGGTCGGCGAGCAGCCCGTCCTCAGTCCCGGCCAGTCGTTTGAGTACACCTCGGGCTGTCCGCTGCCGACGCCCTTTGGCTCGATGCGCGGGACCTACCAAATGGTGACCACCGGGGGAGAGCGGTTTGACGCGGACGTCGCCGAGTTCACCCTGAGTGAGCCAACCGCCCTGCAGTAAGCCTATGCACGCTTCCGTCGGTTTCATCGGCCTGGGCCGTATGGGTCTGCCCATGGCCCACAACCTGCTCGAGGCCGGCTATTACCTGTCGGTCTTCAACCGCACGGCCGCTCGGGCTGACGGCTTGTGCGCCCAGGGCGCCACACGGGCGGCCACGCCGCAGGTCGTGGCCGAGCAGCACGATATCGTGCTCAGCATAGTGGCCGATGACACCGCGCTGCGGGCGATTGCTTTCGGCGACAGCGGCGTGCTGGCCGGTCTGAGGCCGGGCCAGATCCATGTTGATATGAGCACGGTATCGCCCGATGTCAGCAAAGAGCTTGACCGCCAGTACCGGACCAAGGGGGCGCATTTTGTGGCCGCGCCCGTTTTCGGTCGGCCCGAGGCTGCGGCTGCGGCCAAGCTGTGGATCTGTCCGGCCGGTCCACCGGAGGCCATTGAGCGGTGCCGGCCCGTGTTTGAAAGCCTGGGCCAAGGGGTGATTGTGGTCGGGACCGAGCCGCATTTGGCCAGCTGTCTGAAGCTGGTCGGCAATTTCTTTGTTGTGGCGGCCATCGAGACCCTGAGCGAAGCCCTGACCCTGGCCGAAAAGTCGGGGCTCAAATCTGAGACGGTTCTGGCGCTCATCAAAGCGCTCCTGCCGGTCCCTCTGTTTCAGGGCTATGGCACACGGATGGCCCACAATGAGTTTTCGCCGCCCGGTTTTGCCCTGCGTCTGGGCATCAAAGACGTTGATCTGATGCGTCGCCTGGCCGATCAAGCCGAGTCTCCTCTGCCGCTCGCCGATGTGGCCCACCACAACCTGCTGGCCGCCCACGCCCGCGGACGCGGCGAGCTGGACTGGGGCGCCCTGATTACGGTGGTCCGGGAATTGGCGGGCTTGGAGCCCGGGGATTCCTCCTCGCCCGAGTCCGACTGAACTCCTGCATGGCCATCACCACGAGAAAACGACGCGGCGTGCAGCTGCTGTTCGCCGCGCTTGGCCTGGGACTGCTCGGCGTTCTGGTATGGACGGTCGGGCTGTCCGATGTTGCCGCGCACCTGGCTCGACTGGGCTGGTTCGCCCCCCTCGTGCTCCTGCCCTACGCCGCTATCGCGGTGTGTGATGCCAAGGGCTGGTCGCGGCTGATTCCCCGAGACAGTGCGGCCCGACCCGTCCCGCTGTGGTATTTCTCGCTGAGCCGGCTGGCCGGCGAGTCGATCAATAATCTCACCCCGACCGCCTCCATCGGCGGTGAAGCCTTCAAGGTCTACCTGCTCCGCCGGCGCGGCATTCGTCCCGAGGTGGGCATGGCCTCGGTGGTGGCCGCCAAAACCGCCCTGACCGTCTCTCAGATCATTTTTATTCTTCTCGGCCTGCCGTTTTTTCTGTTTCGGCTTGGCTGGGGGCTGCACAGCTGGTGGGTGATGGGTCTGCTCATGGCCCTGGCCTGCGGCTTTGTCCTGAGCCTGATCCATTGGCAGCGGCGCGGCCTGATGGAAAAGCTGGTCCGCAGCCTGGGACGCTGGTTTCCGCGCTGGTCCGCCCCGCAGCGCTGGCAAGCCGGGGCGCGGCGTATTGATGTCCTGCTGCTCCAGCTGTACGACAGCAATCCGCGCGCCTTTCTGGTTTCGACCCTGTACCACCTGCTGGGCTGGCTGCTGGGCGCGATAGAAATCTGGGTCATCTTTGCCCTGCTCGGCATACCGGTCGGTCTGATCGAGGCGCTGATCATCGAGTCGATGGTCCAACCCCTGACTGCCGCCGCCCTGGTGATTCCCGGCGCGCTGGGCGTCAGAGAGACCGCCGGGGTCTTCTTGAGTCGTCTACTCGGAATCGATATCGGGGCCGGACTGACCCTGATGGTCCTGAAACGGGCGCGGGAGGCGGTCTATAACGGAATCGGCCTGCTCTTTCTGACCCGCGCCGGCTACACCTGGCGAGCTGAGGAGCACGCCCCGGCGCTGCCCGAGACGCTGCCCTAGGCGCTCCCCCTATGCCGGCTGTGCGTTCTTTGGTATGTAGGGGCGACCCGGAGACAAACACAGTTAGACGCCTTGGCAACGATGATTCCAGACCAGATGCCGAGAGGCGGTGAGCACAGCTGAGGAGAAGGGAATGCGCACGTTGTTCTTAAACCCCCCGGCCTACGACAACTTCGACGGTGGGGCGGGGTCTCGCTATCAGGCAACGCGGGAAGTGTGGTCCTTCTGGTATCCAACCTGGCTGTGTTACCCGGCCGGCATGATTCAGGACAGCCGGGTGCTTGATGCGCCGCCCGAAGGGCTCAATCAAGCCCAGAGCGTCGATATTGCCCAGACCTATGACTTCGTTGTGCTGCATACCAGTACGCCCTCGTTCAAGATGGACGTACAAACCGCAGAGATGATCAAGGACCGTAACCCGGGGGCGATTATCGCCTTTGTCGGCGGCCACCCGACGGCCATGCCCGAGCAGACCCTGCAGGCCTCTACGGCCATTGATATTGCCGCCCGCAAAGAGTTTGACTGGTCGATGAAAGAAGTCGCCGAGGGCCTGGACTGGGGGCAGGTCCGAGGTATCAGCTATCGCAAGAATGGGCAGATTGTGCACAATCTCGACCGGACGCCGATGACCGACGAGGAGTTGGACCGCCTGCCCTTTGTCACCTCCATCTATGCCCGCGATCTGGACTTCCGGAAATACAACAGCCCCTACTGTCAGTACCCGTATGTGTCCCTGTACACCGGCCGCGGCTGCCCGGCGCGGTGTACCTTCTGTCTGTGGCCCCAAGTCACCACCGGCCACTCGTACCGGACCCGCTCGGTCGACAATGTGATCGCCGAAGTCCAGGAGATGACCCGTCTGTTTCCGGGCATGAAAGAGATTTTCTTTGACGATGACACCTTTACGGCCGATCCCAAGCGAGCCCGGGAGATCGCCCGGCGCCTCAAGCCGCTGGGTCTGTGCTGGTCGACCAACTCGCGGGCCAATGTTGACTACGAAACGCTCAAGATCATGAAGGACGGCGGTCTGCGCCTGTTTGTGATCGGCTATGAGTCCGGCAACGCCCAGATTCTGAAAAACATCAGAAAAGGCGTGGCGCTCGAAACCGCGCGGCGGTTTACCAAAGACTGTCACACGCTCGGCATTCTGATTCACGGCACGTTTATCCTGGGTCTGCCCGGCGAAACACGCGACACCATGCGTGAGACCATGCGTTTTGCGCGGGAAATGAACCCCGAGAC contains:
- the apaG gene encoding Co2+/Mg2+ efflux protein ApaG, which produces MRVRVTTQYDPSRSMPQLNRWFFLYTVRISNEGSETAQLLTRHWIITDATGHVEEVKGPGVVGEQPVLSPGQSFEYTSGCPLPTPFGSMRGTYQMVTTGGERFDADVAEFTLSEPTALQ
- a CDS encoding NAD(P)-dependent oxidoreductase, translating into MHASVGFIGLGRMGLPMAHNLLEAGYYLSVFNRTAARADGLCAQGATRAATPQVVAEQHDIVLSIVADDTALRAIAFGDSGVLAGLRPGQIHVDMSTVSPDVSKELDRQYRTKGAHFVAAPVFGRPEAAAAAKLWICPAGPPEAIERCRPVFESLGQGVIVVGTEPHLASCLKLVGNFFVVAAIETLSEALTLAEKSGLKSETVLALIKALLPVPLFQGYGTRMAHNEFSPPGFALRLGIKDVDLMRRLADQAESPLPLADVAHHNLLAAHARGRGELDWGALITVVRELAGLEPGDSSSPESD
- a CDS encoding flippase-like domain-containing protein is translated as MAITTRKRRGVQLLFAALGLGLLGVLVWTVGLSDVAAHLARLGWFAPLVLLPYAAIAVCDAKGWSRLIPRDSAARPVPLWYFSLSRLAGESINNLTPTASIGGEAFKVYLLRRRGIRPEVGMASVVAAKTALTVSQIIFILLGLPFFLFRLGWGLHSWWVMGLLMALACGFVLSLIHWQRRGLMEKLVRSLGRWFPRWSAPQRWQAGARRIDVLLLQLYDSNPRAFLVSTLYHLLGWLLGAIEIWVIFALLGIPVGLIEALIIESMVQPLTAAALVIPGALGVRETAGVFLSRLLGIDIGAGLTLMVLKRAREAVYNGIGLLFLTRAGYTWRAEEHAPALPETLP
- the hpnJ gene encoding hopanoid biosynthesis associated radical SAM protein HpnJ — its product is MRTLFLNPPAYDNFDGGAGSRYQATREVWSFWYPTWLCYPAGMIQDSRVLDAPPEGLNQAQSVDIAQTYDFVVLHTSTPSFKMDVQTAEMIKDRNPGAIIAFVGGHPTAMPEQTLQASTAIDIAARKEFDWSMKEVAEGLDWGQVRGISYRKNGQIVHNLDRTPMTDEELDRLPFVTSIYARDLDFRKYNSPYCQYPYVSLYTGRGCPARCTFCLWPQVTTGHSYRTRSVDNVIAEVQEMTRLFPGMKEIFFDDDTFTADPKRAREIARRLKPLGLCWSTNSRANVDYETLKIMKDGGLRLFVIGYESGNAQILKNIRKGVALETARRFTKDCHTLGILIHGTFILGLPGETRDTMRETMRFAREMNPETIQVSLASPYPGTAFYDHAVEHGLIKPEDMVDETGYQKCVINYPHLSSEEIFSTVERFYTSYYLRPRYILKAVKKMAADSEERKRMWQEGKDFFRTMRTRRQMTGKSTSSVA